One genomic window of uncultured delta proteobacterium includes the following:
- a CDS encoding conserved hypothetical protein (Evidence 4 : Homologs of previously reported genes of unknown function) translates to MWQLEPGDAAPLYQRIIRHIEAAVATGRLAPGDRLPPERDLARLLGVNRSTVIHALDAMADRGVLVRKRGSGTYVNKEKWGVQTYARLNWQEPPALLPAARDTPFHRRAAVLRRQAERDSALVLHDLSRDDLSPGLLPEISIPAGSWDDLVRAEQGDEAPNLGLIPFRRSVARFLRETAGLTVPFDDICITSGSRQAVFLITQCLLKVGDAVGVEAPSYFYSLPVFQAAGLRLYALPMDGQGITVDGLERLVARRSLKMIFLNPVFHNPTGTVMTDGRKKAVLDFCAAARIPIVEDDAYSLLDFGTTAGNSPMKAQDKRDQVLYTGSLSSYAGRNIRAGWLVAPPGITAKLAAARHMMDAGLSVLPQLLAGEYLERVAAGHLPRLRAELAARARALADFLRAAFGDRLVFDLPPGGLYIYAAMRPGDAKHYPAMQQEFLDHGIIPALGEEFGDTQPSFRLNHSLFRA, encoded by the coding sequence ATGTGGCAGCTTGAACCCGGCGATGCCGCGCCGTTATATCAGCGGATTATCCGGCATATCGAGGCCGCCGTGGCAACCGGCCGCCTGGCCCCGGGCGACCGGTTGCCGCCGGAACGGGACCTGGCCCGCCTGCTCGGCGTCAACCGCTCAACGGTCATCCATGCCCTGGACGCCATGGCGGACAGGGGCGTGCTGGTCAGGAAGCGCGGCAGCGGAACCTACGTGAACAAGGAAAAATGGGGGGTGCAAACCTACGCCCGGCTCAACTGGCAGGAGCCGCCCGCCCTTTTGCCCGCCGCCAGGGATACCCCCTTCCACCGCAGGGCCGCCGTGCTCCGCCGGCAGGCCGAGCGGGACAGCGCCCTTGTTCTCCACGACCTTTCCCGCGACGACCTCTCCCCCGGCCTGCTGCCCGAGATATCCATCCCGGCCGGGTCCTGGGACGATCTGGTCCGCGCGGAACAGGGGGACGAAGCGCCGAACCTGGGCCTTATCCCGTTCCGCCGCTCTGTGGCCCGCTTCCTGCGTGAAACCGCCGGGCTGACCGTGCCGTTCGACGATATCTGCATCACCTCGGGCTCGCGCCAGGCCGTGTTCCTCATCACCCAGTGCCTCTTAAAGGTGGGGGACGCCGTGGGCGTGGAAGCGCCCTCGTACTTTTACTCCCTGCCGGTGTTCCAGGCGGCCGGGCTGCGCCTGTACGCCCTGCCCATGGACGGGCAGGGCATCACCGTGGACGGGCTGGAGCGCCTCGTCGCCCGCCGGTCGCTGAAGATGATCTTCCTGAACCCCGTGTTCCACAACCCCACCGGCACGGTCATGACCGACGGAAGGAAAAAGGCCGTGCTTGATTTTTGCGCGGCCGCGCGCATCCCCATCGTGGAGGACGACGCGTACAGTCTGCTGGATTTCGGAACAACGGCCGGGAACAGCCCCATGAAAGCCCAGGACAAGCGGGACCAGGTGCTCTACACCGGCTCCCTGTCGAGCTACGCGGGCAGAAACATCCGGGCCGGGTGGCTGGTGGCCCCGCCGGGCATTACCGCCAAACTGGCCGCCGCCCGCCACATGATGGACGCGGGGCTCAGCGTGCTGCCGCAGCTGCTTGCCGGGGAATATCTGGAGCGCGTGGCCGCGGGCCACCTGCCGCGCCTGCGTGCGGAACTCGCCGCAAGAGCCCGCGCGCTCGCGGATTTTCTGCGCGCGGCCTTCGGCGACAGGCTCGTGTTCGACCTGCCGCCCGGCGGCCTGTACATCTACGCCGCCATGCGGCCCGGTGACGCCAAACACTACCCGGCCATGCAGCAGGAGTTTCTGGACCACGGGATCATCCCCGCGCTCGGCGAGGAGTTCGGCGACACGCAGCCCTCATTCCGGCTGAACCACAGCCTGTTCCGGGCCTGA
- a CDS encoding conserved exported hypothetical protein (Evidence 4 : Homologs of previously reported genes of unknown function), with protein MNRALFIVALCCGVLFSGQALAGHSHYTNGVEGIKAATLPPEGVYWRVYNVYYQADKLKTNDKKSNKDFEADVYALVNRLIWTTPATIFGANLSMDVVVPLIYSDIKMDGVFDQHKFGVGDILVEPALLHWHGDRWDTAVGVGLYMPTGEFRKNYNANPGKGFWTVFWSAGGTVYFDAEKTWSASVLARYENHVSDQEETHVRPGDDFHFEWGVGKAFSSGFEAGIAGYCQWQLKEDTGRNAAPGMEKAYAVGPEIGYTHAPWGLNVTLRSLWEFENKNTTQGNITSLVFTKAF; from the coding sequence ATGAACCGGGCGCTTTTCATTGTGGCGCTGTGTTGTGGCGTGTTGTTTTCCGGCCAGGCTCTTGCCGGGCACAGTCATTACACCAACGGCGTCGAGGGCATCAAGGCCGCCACTCTCCCGCCGGAGGGGGTTTATTGGCGCGTGTACAACGTCTATTACCAGGCCGACAAACTGAAAACCAACGACAAGAAATCCAACAAGGATTTCGAGGCCGACGTGTACGCGTTGGTCAACCGGCTCATCTGGACGACTCCGGCCACGATTTTCGGCGCGAATCTAAGCATGGACGTCGTTGTGCCCCTGATTTACAGCGACATTAAAATGGACGGCGTTTTCGACCAGCACAAGTTCGGCGTCGGCGACATCCTGGTCGAGCCCGCGTTGCTGCACTGGCACGGCGACCGCTGGGATACGGCCGTGGGCGTCGGGCTGTACATGCCGACGGGCGAATTCCGGAAGAACTACAACGCCAACCCCGGAAAAGGGTTCTGGACCGTGTTCTGGAGCGCGGGCGGCACCGTATATTTTGACGCGGAAAAAACCTGGAGCGCCTCCGTTCTCGCCCGGTACGAGAATCATGTAAGCGATCAGGAGGAAACCCACGTACGGCCGGGCGACGACTTCCATTTCGAATGGGGCGTGGGCAAGGCATTTTCCTCCGGCTTTGAAGCGGGCATCGCCGGGTACTGCCAATGGCAGCTCAAAGAGGACACGGGCCGGAACGCCGCGCCAGGCATGGAAAAGGCCTATGCCGTGGGGCCGGAAATAGGCTACACGCACGCCCCCTGGGGACTCAACGTCACGTTGCGCTCCCTGTGGGAGTTTGAAAACAAGAACACCACGCAGGGCAACATAACATCTCTGGTCTTTACCAAGGCGTTTTAA
- a CDS encoding 2Fe-2S iron-sulfur cluster binding domain-containing protein, which yields MPTITVRHRTQGNTPFPPFSARNFRDLSGGAVLGAAPPAGFADTALPVTGATLAQSLYLSGFFAPPALCSGLGRCGLCRVRFLSAPPLPLDAERAVLSHHDLDAGWRLACRRAPEEGAHVLVPALPARRAAAGAATGAEPRAGRFGLAVDLGTTSIHWRVVTLDGRADDRADNAGLPHGIMTNPQMGAGSDVISRIAYAAREGGTETLGGLVTAALAATVAAASVEGYCVEELCAAANPAMTGIFLGCDTRSLARAPYALPCPGNREAAVAGLPPVYIPPLIAPFVGGDVSAGYAALVLDPDAALGPAPEFPFLLADLGTNGECVLALSPHEALAASLPMGPALEGINLAYGSEAVPGAVTEYALTPRGLEPVVMGGGSPTEGGITATGGITATGYLSLLRALRASGILSEDGLFAAKDGTPLARKLGGDEGAGTGTGMEARMGERSIRLPGRMALFASDVEEILKVKASFTLAVSHLLREAAIPAARLTRVCLAGSLGMHAPIAALTGLGFVPPGMGNKTVPVGNTSLAGAALFLKYRPVRETCARWAEAVTTLDLATDPAFGEAFARHMVFAWRA from the coding sequence ATGCCGACCATAACCGTCCGCCACAGAACCCAAGGGAACACCCCGTTCCCGCCGTTTTCCGCCCGGAACTTCCGCGATCTTTCCGGCGGGGCGGTCCTGGGCGCGGCACCGCCCGCCGGGTTCGCGGACACGGCCCTTCCCGTCACGGGCGCGACCCTTGCCCAGAGTCTGTATCTTTCCGGCTTTTTCGCCCCGCCCGCCCTGTGCTCGGGGCTGGGCCGCTGCGGCCTCTGCCGGGTGCGTTTTTTGTCCGCGCCGCCGCTCCCGCTGGACGCGGAAAGGGCGGTTCTTTCCCACCACGACCTGGACGCGGGTTGGCGGCTCGCCTGCCGCCGCGCGCCGGAAGAAGGCGCGCATGTGCTGGTTCCGGCCCTGCCCGCGCGGCGGGCGGCAGCAGGCGCGGCAACAGGCGCGGAGCCTCGCGCGGGCCGTTTCGGCCTGGCCGTGGACCTGGGCACGACGTCCATCCACTGGCGGGTCGTGACTCTTGACGGCCGGGCGGATGACCGGGCGGATAACGCCGGTCTGCCCCACGGGATTATGACCAACCCGCAGATGGGCGCGGGGAGCGACGTGATCTCCCGCATCGCCTATGCCGCGCGGGAAGGCGGCACGGAAACTCTCGGCGGCCTGGTAACGGCGGCTCTCGCGGCAACCGTCGCGGCGGCCAGCGTGGAAGGGTATTGCGTGGAGGAACTGTGCGCGGCCGCCAACCCGGCCATGACCGGCATTTTTCTGGGCTGCGACACCCGCTCCCTGGCCCGCGCCCCGTATGCCCTGCCGTGCCCCGGCAACCGGGAGGCGGCCGTGGCCGGTTTGCCGCCGGTGTACATCCCGCCGCTCATCGCGCCGTTCGTGGGCGGGGACGTGAGCGCCGGGTACGCGGCTCTGGTCCTGGACCCGGATGCGGCCCTGGGCCCGGCCCCGGAATTCCCGTTTCTGCTGGCGGATCTCGGCACCAACGGCGAGTGCGTGCTGGCCCTTTCCCCGCATGAGGCCCTGGCCGCGAGCCTGCCCATGGGCCCGGCCCTGGAGGGCATCAACCTGGCCTACGGCAGCGAAGCCGTGCCCGGCGCGGTCACGGAATACGCGCTCACGCCGCGCGGCCTGGAACCCGTGGTCATGGGGGGCGGCTCGCCTACGGAAGGGGGCATTACAGCCACGGGGGGCATCACCGCCACGGGCTATTTGTCCCTGCTGCGGGCGTTGCGGGCATCCGGCATTCTTTCCGAGGACGGCCTGTTCGCCGCGAAGGACGGCACGCCTCTGGCCCGCAAGCTGGGCGGGGACGAGGGGGCCGGGACAGGGACCGGAATGGAGGCCCGGATGGGGGAAAGAAGCATCCGCTTGCCGGGCAGGATGGCGCTCTTCGCCTCGGACGTGGAGGAGATCCTCAAGGTCAAGGCGTCCTTCACGCTGGCGGTTTCGCATCTTTTACGGGAGGCGGCCATCCCGGCGGCGCGGCTGACCCGCGTCTGCCTTGCCGGTTCCCTCGGCATGCACGCGCCGATCGCCGCCCTGACCGGGCTGGGCTTCGTGCCGCCGGGCATGGGGAATAAAACCGTTCCGGTTGGCAACACTTCCCTGGCCGGGGCCGCGCTCTTCCTCAAATACAGGCCCGTGCGCGAGACCTGCGCGCGCTGGGCGGAAGCCGTCACCACCCTGGACCTCGCCACGGACCCCGCCTTTGGCGAAGCCTTCGCCCGGCATATGGTCTTTGCCTGGCGCGCCTGA
- a CDS encoding hypothetical protein (Evidence 5 : No homology to any previously reported sequences) has product MDERNLSRSGTGFPGTGQGERILIPYSAKEVRTQSLCRLDSPPSRGMTFVLTESCIFLYVIPAKAGIQCLVMPRDAMKLRCARPGR; this is encoded by the coding sequence ATGGATGAACGGAACCTCTCCCGGTCCGGGACGGGTTTTCCTGGCACAGGGCAGGGCGAGCGCATCTTAATCCCTTACTCCGCCAAGGAAGTTAGAACGCAAAGCTTGTGCCGCCTGGATTCCCCGCCTTCGCGGGGAATGACGTTTGTCTTAACCGAGAGTTGCATTTTTCTCTACGTCATTCCCGCGAAGGCGGGAATCCAGTGTCTTGTAATGCCGCGCGACGCAATGAAATTAAGATGCGCCCGCCCTGGGCGTTAA